One region of Purpureocillium takamizusanense chromosome 4, complete sequence genomic DNA includes:
- the gsk3 gene encoding glycogen synthase kinase 3 (EggNog:ENOG503NU1R~BUSCO:EOG09262KXK~COG:G) — protein sequence MSSHRPNAFNSLRMGEVIREKVQDGITGETRDLQYTQCKIVGNGSFGVVFQTKLSPSGEDAAIKRVLQDKRFKNRELQIMRIVRHPNIVQLKAFYYSNGERKDEVYLNLVQEFVPETVYRASRFFNKMKTTMPILEVKLYIYQLFRALAYIHSQGICHRDIKPQNLLLDPNSGILKLCDFGSAKILVENEPNVSYICSRYYRAPELIFGATNYTTKIDVWSTGCVMAELMLGQPLFPGESGIDQLVEIIKVLGTPTREQIRTMNPNYMEHKFPQIKPHPFNKVFRKADANAIDLIARLLEYTPTERQSAIDAMVHPFFDELREPSTKLPDSRHGSGQLRDLPALFDFSRHELSIAPNLNPQLVPAHIKPVLASQGLDIDNFTPMTKQEMMAKLD from the exons ATGTCGTCTCATAGACCCAACGCATTCAATAGCCTCAGGATGGGGG AAGTGATTCGTGAGAAAGTCCAGGATGGAATCACGGGCGAAACCCGAGACCTACAATATACGCAATGCAAGATTGTCGGAAATGGATCCTTTGGTGTTGTCTTCCAGACCAAGCTTTCCCCTTcaggcgaggacgccgctATCAAGCGTGTTCTGCAAGACAAGAGATTCAAG AACCGCGAGCTGCAAATCATGCGCATTGTCAGGCACCCCAACATTGTGCAATTGAAGGCATTTTACTACTCCAACGGCGAGCGC AAGGACGAAGTTTATCTCAACCTCGTTCAAGAATTTGTTCCCGAGACCGTCTACAGAGCATCGCGATTCTTCAACAAGATGAAGACGACCATGCCCATCCTCGAGGTCAAGCTCTACATTTACCAACTCTTCCGGGCTCTGGCCTACATCCACTCACAAGGCATCTGCCACCGCGACATTAAGCCTCAGAACCTCCTGCTCGACCCGAATAGCGGTATCTTGAAGTTGTGCGACTTTGGCAGCGCGAAGATCTTGGTCGAGAACGAGCCCAATGTTTCGTACATCTGTTCCCGATACTACCGCGCCCCTGAGCTCATTTTTGGCGCCACAAACTACACGACCAAGATTG ATGTTTGGTCCACCGGTTGCGTCATGGCTGAGCTCATGCTCGGACAACCACTGTTTCCCGGCGAGTCAGGCATTGATCAGTTGGTTGAAATTATCAAGGTGCTCGGTACGCCGACGCGTGAGCAGATTCGCACTATGAATCCGAACTACATGGAGCACAAGTTCCCCCAGATCAAGCCTCACCCGTTCAACAAGGTGTTCcgcaaggccgacgccaacgccatTGATCTCATCGCCCGACTCCTTGAGTACACGCCGACAGAGAGACAATCTGCCATTGACGCCATGGTTCACCCTTTCTTTGACGAACTGCGCGAACCCAGCACTAAGCTGCCCGACTCGAGGCACGGTTCTGGCCAGCTTCGTGATCTTCCTGCCCTCTTCGACTTCTCCCGACACG AACTATCCATTGCACCGAACCTGAACCCGCAGCTCGTACCGGCTCACATCAAGCCCGTCTTGGCGTCTCAAGGACTCGACATCGACAACTTCACACCGATGACGAAGCAAGAGATGATGGCCAAGCTGGACTGA